A single window of Bombyx mori chromosome 17, ASM3026992v2 DNA harbors:
- the LOC101744769 gene encoding uncharacterized protein LOC101744769, which yields MKILPFLLTISVTSCMSYNKLLKKAASVCDSVFYHEYVTSVVWMRTEPEDITLFLQHFHGSAVIVPLDYQNMKAVSELNKATGFKQTVLFAVSVEEFILFITTLNLDLIVPIRMVLVLTTQLTDLAMITKEAWKHDLAEIIIISKDENEEIRLTTYFPYKNGICGDYTPHSISNEKELFPEKFKNLHGCPIKVTLLNFLPYVGLQKVNGTITFIFGIDGSVFILLIKELNAIMDIVSSTDHGGMGVFVNGSWKGSFGDIVRREADIFAPAGIITQKRFSVAQMSHTYETLNIHWCAPPRREIYAWAKVLLPFLTNITPFLVLAFTVFVITIVLVKRSKLHGIKSNKNVFLQSFMIFLGQGVKFETKSSVINSFFVAWLWFCLIVRIAYQGDLVNGLQKKIYEPPFESVEQALQELDGYGGTELFREYYAGSPIADNYQVIKIGDLPRYIRDVIAGKRFLIATDILMHQYAKKFQILQEPLTHSPTCLFMRPGWPVSRRVDVIIIRAIEAGLVQKIIYDFHYTVRLRRHEKEEETGTRPLGMSTMFACYYGLILLWIFSFVIFLFEVLYYNWKHKIAYIKRKRNKLFKFHH from the coding sequence atgaaaattttaccaTTCTTACTAACGATAAGTGTCACTTCGTGTATGAGTTACaacaaattgttaaaaaaagctGCTTCTGTTTGCGATTCAGTCTTTTATCATGAGTACGTTACGTCAGTGGTATGGATGCGCACCGAGCCTGAAGATATTACTCTATTCCTCCAACATTTTCACGGTTCTGCGGTAATAGTTCCTTTAGACTATCAGAACATGAAAGCAGTGAGCGAACTAAATAAAGCCACGGGATTTAAACAAACAGTTCTCTTCGCTGTATCCGTTGAAGAATTCATACTTTTCATAACAACGTTAAATTTGGATCTCATAGTACCAATTCGTATGGTTTTAGTATTAACAACACAATTAACGGATCTGGCTATGATAACAAAGGAAGCTTGGAAACATGATTTAGcagaaattattataataagcaAAGATGAAAATGAAGAAATCCGTCTCACTACTTACTTTCCGTACAAAAATGGAATTTGTGGTGATTACACTCCACATTCTATTTCTAACGAAAAAGAGTTATTTCctgaaaaattcaaaaacttGCATGGTTGCCCAATAAAAGTCACTTTACTTAATTTTCTTCCGTATGTTGGATTGCAAAAAGTAAACGGAACTATTACATTCATATTTGGCATAGATGgaagtgtatttattttattaattaaagaacTTAACGCCATTATGGATATCGTATCGTCAACTGACCACGGAGGCATGGGTGTCTTTGTCAACGGCTCTTGGAAGGGCTCCTTCGGTGACATAGTTCGTCGAGAAGCAGATATATTCGCGCCTGCTGGGATTATTACACAGAAAAGATTTTCAGTGGCACAAATGTCTCATACTTATGAAACACTTAATATTCATTGGTGCGCACCACCCCGACGTGAAATCTACGCATGGGCAAAAGTATTATTACCATTTCTGACTAACATTACGCCTTTTCTTGTATTAGCATTTACCGTTTTCGTGATTACCATAGTTCTCGTCAAACGTTCTAAATTACATGGTATAAAATCTAACAAGAATGTGTTCTTACAGtctttcatgatttttttaggCCAAGGTGTAAAATTTGAAACGAAATCGTCAGTTATAAATTCCTTTTTTGTTGCATGGTTATGGTTTTGTCTCATAGTGCGTATCGCGTATCAAGGAGATCTTGTTAATGGCCTACAAAAGAAAATTTACGAACCACCTTTCGAATCGGTTGAGCAGGCGCTCCAAGAGTTGGACGGATATGGAGGAACCGAACTATTTCGTGAATATTATGCTGGCTCTCCGATAGCAGATAACTATCAGGTAATCAAAATAGGAGACTTGCCACGGTACATAAGGGATGTAATTGCCGGTAAGCGGTTTCTCATCGCGACAGACATATTAATGCATCAATACGCGAAGAAATTTCAGATACTTCAAGAGCCTTTGACGCATTCTCCGACATGCTTGTTCATGCGACCCGGCTGGCCAGTTTCTAGAAGAGTAGATGTCATAATTATACGAGCTATTGAAGCAGGGCTTGTGCAAAAGATTATTTATGATTTCCACTACACAGTTCGATTACGAAGACacgaaaaagaagaagagacagGGACTAGGCCATTAGGAATGTCAACAATGTTCGCATGCTATTACGGTCTCATACTGCTTTGGATATTTTctttcgtaatatttttatttgaagttttATATTACAATTGGAAGCACAAAATAGCGTATATTAAAAGGAAACGAAATAAGCTTTTCAAATTTCATCACTGA